Part of the Paenibacillus kyungheensis genome, GCACCGATGTACCTGAAGGTGTACATTTACCACCCAAAATCCATGCCTCTAGTCCAAAAAGTGAAACCGATCGCCGCAGTCATGCTGACGGTGTAGAAACTGGCCCTTTACTTGATTTTCTAAGAGTAGCTGCACGTACTTCTTCTCATCTGGATGTGATGCTGGAAGCGAAGCACAAAGACCATGCGTTATTTCAATTGATGCGTGACTTGACAATGTACGAAAACGATGGAGTACGGATCATAGACGGTGGAAGTATCGAAGTGTTCTCATGATATAATGTAGGTAGATGTCAATTCCAGAAATCAGGGGGAATGAAATGATGGAAGAACAACAAAAAGTACCTTATGTAGTGAGCGGAAAAAGCAAAGTAGCGGTAGCTATTAATGCAGCTTCCAAAACGGGAGAATGGATCAAAAGCAAACTAGGCGATTATAAACAGTTGAACACCAAAGTATCTTCACAAGATTTGGTAACAGAAGTCGATAAAGGCGCAGAACAAATGATTCGCAAATTGATCTTAACGTACTGCCCGGACGATGAATTTTTGGGCGAAGAAAGTGTAGGCGCAGGCGCAGCGGCTTCCGCTCAAGCGATCAATGCGGTTAAAGATTCAGAATATGTATGGATCGTCGATCCTATCGATGGCACGACTAACTTTGTGCATGGTTTCCCATACTATTGTGTTTCGATTGCGTTAGCACACAAAGGCGAAGTGATTATTGGTGTGATCTATGATCCTTCTCATGATGAATTATTTGTAGCCGAAAAAGGCAAAGGCGCTTATGTACATGGTAATCTAATGAAAGTCTCACAAGAAGCTACACTGGGTGAAAGCTTAGTGGCTACTGGATTCCCGGCAGATCGTGGTGAATCGTTGCGTCTGAATATGAGTGGACTGAATGCGATTGTACCGAAAGTACGCAGTATTCGTAACGGGGGTTCAGCAGCTCTACATTTAGCTTATGTAGCGGCAGGACGGCTTAGCGCTTATTGGGAAATTGGATTGAATGCTTGGGATCTGGCGGCAGGTTCACTGTTAGTAACCGAATCCGGCGGACGTATTGGCGATATTTCTGGTGAAGATTATCATCTAGCTGTACGTAACGTATTAGCAACCAACGGTCATATTCATCAAGAATTGATGACTGAATTACATGAGGCAGGCTTACAACATATTCCTGCGCAAAAGTAACCTAGAGATCATCGACCAATTGCTCAGCTTACGATTAGTATCTCTACTTTTTTGGGTAATCATAAGATAGAGAAAGAAGTTATACTATAACGCATAAAGTCCTTATGGCGAATCTATTATTATCGTTAAAGGAGTGAGTCACGATGAGTTCATTTGAGAAATCAGCAGAAGAATTGGAACGCGAATTGACCGAGCGTCTGACAGAAGGTCTGATGCAAGAAGAAGATCGTGAAGCAAGAGAGCGACGGATGATCCCTTCAAAGTATGAGATTCGGATTCAGACGACACTTGATCCAATCGCTGAAGAAACCAAGCAGTATCGCAAAATGGCAAAAGAAATTGATGGACGTTATGATGAGTACATGAACAAAATCAAGCGCCCAGAGTCAACAGATGATACAGAGTCTCGTTGATTATAGGATACAGGGTACAGAGCTGTTATCTATCACCCTCCAGGGAAAATAGATAACAGCTTTTTTGGTGTGCATACGTCAACAAATTAGATTGAGATATACAGACAGAGAAAGGGTGAAGCAGTGAATGAAAAGCAATTCTAAAGGCATACTGTATTTTGTCATGATTATGTTTATTCTGGTCAGTAGTGCAGGTATAGGAAGTTCATCTGTACATGCAGCAACCACAAGTCAGACTCCAGATCCCAAGCGAGCTTTTTCACATATGGTCTTTTTAGGAGATTCGCTTACAGCAGGATACGAACCAGGTGTAAAAGCTTCTTACTATGATGGCTTTGCACCACGAGTAGCAGAGCAAGGATTGTTCCGCGCAACCGTACAATCAGATAATCACAGTATACTTGGACTTACCAGTACAGGGCTGGATAATTATCTAAGTGCAGTCACCGCAGGAACAGCGATCACGACTAAAGATATCCAAAGCAATTTGCCAGGAGCCGTCTATACGTTAGATACAGTTCAAGCGAAAAAAGATATTGCGCAAGCAGATCTGATTACGGTCACGATTGGTGGCAATGATTTTTTGAATGCGCTGGGTTCTTTAAATGAATTACCACAAGACATTTCCAGTCTTAATCTAGATCAAGTAGGGACAAAGTACAAAATCAATATCGACAATATTATGAAGCAAGTCACATCACTCAATCCCAAAGCAACTATCGTGGTTGCAGATCAATATCAACCTATGCCTGTTCAAGTAGGTACCAAATTATATGCAGGGCTTAATACAGTCGCAAATCAATTTAGCCAGATTGTAGATCAAACAGCGAAATCGTATGTAGCCAAAGGATATGATGTACGTGTAGCTCATATCTCCAAAGATTTTCCGGGTAAAGAATTAGCGATGACTCATATCGCTGAGGGAGATATCCATCCGAATCAGACTGGATATGATGCGATAGCACGTACATTTATACAGACGATCTGGGGAAGCAAAGGCTACCTGAGTCCATTTGTCAAAGGACAATCTAGTTCTTCTGCAACACCTGCTATTGTAACGAATGGGCAACCGTTAGCAACAACATATAAGCCTATTATTCGAAATGGCAAAACGTATGTAACGTTGCGAGATGTAACAACAGCTCTAGGTGCCACAGTAAATTGGTCTAATACTTCACAAACAGCTACGATCCAAAGTGGCAAAAACAAAATCAGTATTCCTGTAAATAGTAAAAAAATAAAAGTAAATGGGGCTACGCAGTCTGTCGATTATGCTGCTTTTGTCCAAACAACTAAAGGAATAAGCAAAGTCTATGTACCTTTAACTGTACTCACTCAAGCATTTGATTATGATGTACAATATGTAGCCCGCTGGAAAGCTGTTTTTATCAGATCATAATTGAAGTGAATTGATAATATAAGTAATGATTAACGATGATAATGACCAAGTGACAATAGAAAATATAGCAATAAAAAAAGACATTCTATCTCAAAGGATGTCTTTTTTTGCTAATACTATCAATAGATTTGTGAACCTATTTATAAACATATACTGAAATTTTGGATCATTCACGCTATAATAAACATACAGTAATTGGAATTTAATTAATAAAAATGTAAACGTTATTATTAAAAATGTAAATACGTCGGGGTAGCAAAGGTGGAAACCATTCTTATGTTTACCAGAATTAAAAGCGCTTACAATAATTTAGGTATTCATCGTAAAATGTTGCTACTGATCTCTGCATTGTTGTTAGGAAGTTTTGCTTTTTACGCATTGGTATTAAGCAATTTGTATGAAACGTATGATAGCCAAATGTACGAAAAGACATCTGAATTACTGAATATGTCTTCTGTCGGTATTGAAAATCAACTGAAAGATATGGAACATTTATCATTTAAAGTAGTTACCGACGAACAATTGCAACGCTACTTAACAGAGCTGGAACAGACCAATTCAGTGTATCAAAAAAATGTATTACGCAAAAAGCTAACCAATCGGTTGATCGCTTTTGCAGGTTCGGAGCCTTTTGTCTATTCGATGATGGTGATCGACAAAGAAGGTGAGGTAATGTCAGCAGGCAATCGAGAAGGGATACCGGCTGAATTGCGAACCGATCTAACCACATTAGCAGATCAGAATGATGGAGCCAATTCGTGGTATGTCGGGGGCAAGTCTTCTTTGTTAGCAGTTCGTCAATTCAAGGCTTTTACCGGATCAACCTTCACGCTGAAAAATCTAGGTACAGTGATTATTCGGATTCGGATAGACCGGATTGTCGATAAACAGGTGCATCAGTCTGCTGGAAGTACACTTGTGATCGCAGATCATCAACAGATTGTTTATCCTGAAAAGGTGTCATTTAGCGAAACTGAAATCAATCAAGAATTGAGTCGCAATCAGCCTTATGGTGTAGTGAATTTGCCGGAAGGTGGTTATTTCTCTGCTCGTATTCAATCGCCATATACCGGATGGACATACTTGCATATGACGCCATTTGATCCAATGTTTGAACGAATAACATGGATGAAGCGTCTGGTGACGATTATATTTATTGCGATCTTTTTGCTAGGGCTGGCATTTGGCACACGATTATCGCGCAGTATTACAAGACCGATGGAACGCTTGTTGCAGAAAATGAGAACCGTAGAGACTGGCAATCTGGATCGTCTGGAAGAATTAACACTCGGGCCTGTGCTTGAAGGATCACAGACTGAAGTAGGGTTACTGCACCGCACATTTAACCGAATGTTACTGCGAATCAGTGAATTGATTGATGAAAATTATGCCAAACAATTGATTATTCGCGAAACTGAACTTAAAGCGCTACAAGCACAGATTAATCCTCATTTTCTCTATAACACCCTAGAATCGATTAACTGGATGGCGAAAGTTAACAAACAATCCAAAATCTCTGAAATGGTCGAAGCGTTAGGCTTTTTATTACGAAGCTCTGTCAATATGAGCGAAAAATTGATTCCGTTAGGACGCGAACTTGATATTGTTTATAGCTATGTCACGATTCAGCAGATGCGCTTTGAAGAACGTTTGCATTTTGAAGTCGATATTCCTGACGATCTCAAAGATGCGCTAATTCCCAAATTAACGCTACAACCGCTGATCGAAAATGCGATTCATTATGCGCTGGAGCCGAGTGTTAACGTGTGCCATATTCGTATTGTAGTGAGACATGAAGAAGATCTGCTCTATATCAGTGTAGAAGATGACGGACCGGGAATGACGGCTGAATTTCTAGAACGTCTACATAGTGGACAAGTACAGACGCGTGGTGAAGGGATTGGACTCAGCAATATAACCGAACGGATAAGGCTGACATTTGGCTCGGATTACGGAATGGAGATCGAAAGTTTGCCCGGTGTGATTACTGCTTTTCATATTCGTATTCCTTATGAGAGAGGGGAAGCGCAAGATGTATAAAGTATTGTTAGTCGATGATGAACGGATGATCTTGGAAGGGATATCACAGGTCGTGAACTGGCATGAAAGTGGAACCGAATTGATCGGCACCGCACGTAATGGACTGGAAGCCTATGAGCGTATTCAAGAAAATTGCCCTGATATCGTGATTAGTGATATCTCTATGCCCGGACTCGATGGAATTGGACTGGTCGCCAAAACCCATGCTGCATTTCCAGAGGTGCGCTTTATTATGTTGTCCGGTTATAAAGATTTTGATTATGCCCGTAGAGCGATGCAGTATGGGGTGAAACATTATTTGGTGAAGCCTTGTAACGAACGCCAGATTCAAGAAGCGATCAGTGAATTGTTATCCGAACGTGAGGTTGAGCATGAGCGTGATGAATTTGTAAACAGTATGAAAGAGCAATTTACACGCATGTTGCCACAGGTGAAAGAACAATTTCTGAAAGAATTTATCGCTAATAAAATGTACGGGGTGCGTGACCTTGCTTATTATGAGCAATTATTTCATCTGAATCTGCGTGACCGTCCGGTACGAATGGCTTTGATGCGTGTCGAAGAATCGCATGAATATGAACATTTATTTGCACTCAAAAATATCGCTGATGATCTACTAGATGGTGTATTGATGGGAACAACGATTCATATGCAAGATGAATTACTACTTTTACTGGATGATCCTGAATCGATTACCAAGCTGATTAGTGATCTGGAACATGTACAACAAGTGTTTGCAGGCTTTTACAAATTAGATGTGACGATTGCTCTAAGCGAACCGGATTATATGATCTCATTACGGCGAATGTATCGGGATACACAGCAATGTATGAATCACCGCTTTTATGTAGGGGAAGGCAGTATTATTACCAAGTCGGATCTAGCATTGGCTGACCAGAAAGATAATACTTCGTTTGAAATGGATGAAGAAGCTTTTACATTGTTAATTAAATCTGGACAAATGGAAGAAGTGACCGCGGAGATTGATCGTTTATTTGTAACATTAGCGGAATGGCGACATGATATCGGAGTGACGCGCTCGTATGTATTGCAATTATATGCAGTGATGATCCGTCTATGCTTGCCAGAAGAACGTTCTTTATTTACAGGTCGAATGGCAGAACTGGCAATGCTAGATACATTAACTGGATTACATGAGTTCGTACAGGAAGCCGCTGCTTACTTAACGATGAGTTACTATAAGAGCAATGTGAATCGCCAATCTTCTGTCGTCAATAAAATGATTCAGATCATCGAGCAAAATTACACCAGTGCTGAATTATCGCTAAACGGAGTCGCTAATCAAATGCTGTATATGAACCCGGACTACCTCGGTAAAATTTTCAAAAAAGTGACTGGCGATAATTTTTCTCATTATGTCAATCGTTATCGAATCGAACGCTCCACCGATCATATTCGTCGTAGCGGTGATGTCAAAGTATTCGAACTCGCCGAACTGTTCGGATTCGGTGGTAACTCTCAATATTTCAGTCAGGTATTCAAAAAGTGGACAGGCATGACCCCAACCGAATATCGGAAAAGTGAAGAGTAGAGCAAAAGCAAATATAAAATAAACTTTTTGTAGATATAACTTATTGTAGCTATAACTTGTAATGAAGTTTTATCTTTTGGAGTTTACTTGTCTAACTATTATGCTGTGATGTAAATGAATGGATACGAATAATAGTACACTTCAACAAAGAATAAAGAATAAAGAATAAAGAATAAAGAACAAAGAATAAAGCGACTTTTGATGGTCGCTTTTTATTTTGACTCAAATCTATCTAGCGTATCTCAGCGCACAAGCGAAGAGCATCATCATATTCTGAAAGAGCGAAGCGATCGCCTTTGTCATGAACTCCCTACCGCTTAGCAGTTATTCAAGGGAGTTCATGACAACAAGCGACGATAAGAATAAGATGATGATCGTAGCGACAGCCCCTTGATACCGTAAACCAATTCATTTGAATACAAATATCCGTCATCATCCAAATTCAGACTACTCTGTTTTTTACACGATCACATCGGATTTGTGTATTCATTTGTGATCTGGCATCTGCGAAAATGAAGGTATAACTTAAATGTAAGCGTTAACAAAAAAGGAGCATTATTACATTCTACTTATTGATTTTAAGCAATATGAACAGCAATCATCAGCTTGATTAACGAAAGGGGAGAATATAATGAGAAAAAAGACAGCACTGGTATTGATGGTTACAATCCTACTTTTCATCACAGCTTGTGGTAATTCAGGTGGCGGAGGTAGTAATGCTAGTGGAGGTACAGACGGCAAAACACTTCGGATCGCTTGGTGGGGATCAGATACTCGACATGAATATACTCAGAAAATTATTGATATGTACAAAGAGCAAAACCCCGGTGTAAATATTGATATCGAATATGCTTCTTTTGATGATTATTGGAAAAAGCTAGCTCCACAAGCAGCCGCTAATCAATTACCGGATATTATGCAAATGGACGTATCTTATATTAGCCAATACGCTAAAAACGGACAATTGGAAGACCTGACCCCATACTTAGGAAGCAAAATTAAAGTCGATGATGTGACTGAAAACGTACTTAAAACAGGTGTAATAGGTGGCGTACAATACGGTATGCCAACAGGGGTTAACGTTTTAGGATTCCAATACGATCCAGCGATTTTGAAAAAAGCAGGCATCAGCGAAATTCCAGACAATTGGACTTGGGATCAATACAAAGAAATCGCACTTAAAGCGAAAGACAAAGGAATCTACTTTGATAGCTCAATGGCAGCAGATATTTTCTTTAACTACTTTTTACGTACCAAAGGTCAATCGCTTTACAATGCTGAAGGAACAGCACTTGGATATGAAGATGATGCGCTATTTACAGAATTCTTCGGTATGTTAGCTGAACTGATCAAAGAAGGCGCAGTACCTTCTCAGGAAAAATTGAACCAGACCAAAGGGATTCTGGAAGAATCCGATATTGTAAAAGGTACAGGCATCGGGATCTGGCAATGGTCGAACCAATTTGTAGCGTTACAACGTGTCGTGAATCGTCCGATGGAGCTTGCTCCGATGGTAGGGCCTGATATGGAAAAAGGAATTTATATGCAACCAAGTATGTACTGGGCTGTAGCGAAAAGTTCGCAATCCAAAGACGAAGCAGCTAAATTTATCGACTTCTGGATCAACAATCAAGATGCCAATAAATTGATCAAAGGCGAACGTGGTGTACCAATTTCTGCGGCTGTTAAAGAAGCTGTAGCACCAGAACTAAGTGAAACCGAGAAACAAGTATTTGATTTTGTCGCTAAAATGGAGCCAATCAGTTCACCAATGAGCCCACCACCACCTGTAGGGTCGGCTGAGATTATTGCAGCATTAACCGATTATGTAGAGCAAATTAACTTTGGACAAGCTACTGCTGCTGAAGTTGCACCGAAGTTCCGGGCAGATGCGAATGCGATCTTGTCAAACAATCAACCGTAACGAACTCGTTAGCTGATAGATGTAGAGAACGTGAACCGATCGCTGGAGAATGTATATCCAATCGGTTCACGATTTTCTTTCAAAATCTCAACGATCTGAGGAGGTGCGAACGCTTATGGCTATACGTAATGAGTCTTTAAAAACCAATTTGACCGGCTATGCTTTTATTAGCCCTTTTATTATTGGATTTCTGGCTTTTACTTTGATCCCGATGTTTATATCGTTGTATCTTTCGTTTACCAGCTATAACTTGTTTACTTCGCCACGCTGGATAGGACTTGGTAATTTTGAAAAAATGTTTACCAATGATCCGAAATATTGGAACTCGGTCAGAGTGACTATTTATTATGTTTTTGTAGGTGTTCCTTTACGATTAGCTTTTGCTTTATTTGTAGCGATGGTGCTCAATACAGCATCACGGATGGTGGGTACATATCGAACGATTTATTATTTACCATCCATTATTGGTGGTAGTGTAGCTGTATCTATTATGTGGCGTAATATTTTTAGTGAGCAAGGGATCGTCAACCATTTCTTAATGGCTTTCGGCGCAGCACCTGTCAATTGGTTTGGTAATGCTACCGCTGCACTGGGCATGCTGATCACGTTATCGGTATGGCAATTCGGTTCATCGATGTTGATTTTCCTTGCTGGCTTAAAAAATATTTCACCTGAAATGTATGAAGCCGCCAGTGTTGATGGTGCTTCACCTGTACGCAAATTTATGAATATTACATTACCGTTACTCAGTCCGGTTATTTTATTTAATCTGATTATGCAGACGATTAGTGCATTTATGACATTTGTACCTGCCTATGTTATCTCCAAAGGAGAAGGTGGCCCTCTGGATGGAACAATGTTGTATTCACTTTACTTATTCCGTCAGGCATTTATGTTCAACAATATGGGTTATGCGGCAGCGATGGCTTGGGTGATGTTGATCTTTATCGGTATTCTAACATTTGTATTATTCAAAACATCTAAAATGTGGGTGTTCTATGAATCAGAAGGAGGACGTTAATTATGGCTGAACGTAAAGCGTCTATCCCTGAATACAATGTAATGAGCAGTACACGCGCGCAAAAAGGGTGGTTCTGGCGCAAAATCAAATGGCCTATATATCATATCTTTGTCGGGTTACTGGCGATCTTGATGATGTATCCGATTGCATGGATGTTGCTCAGTTCATTTAAAGAAAGCCGTACCATTTTTGCTACAGCGAATACATTATTGCCTGCTCAATGGATGTGGGATAACTATATTACCGGTTGGAAAGGTGTCGGTGGTTATTCTTTCGGGCATTATATGTGGAATTCATTAGTAATTGTAGCGATATCGACAGTCGGAGTAGTTATTTCTTCGGCAGTGATTGCTTTCGGATTTGCTCGTTTGAATTTTAAAGGTCGGAACTTCTGGTTTGCGATTATGATGGTGACCTTAATGTTACCTCATGATGTGGTATTGGTTCCGCAATATATTATTTTCACTAAATTAGGATGGTTAAACAGTATTGCTCCTATTGTGGTACCGCAATTTTTCGGTGCACCGTTCTTTATTTTCTTGATGGTACAGTTTATCAGGACGATTCCGAAAGATCTGGATGAAGCGGCGACGATTGATGGGTGTGGCAAATTCCGTTTGTTTATACAGATCATTTTGCCATTGATCAAGTCTTCTCTGGCGACAGCAGCGATTTTCTCTTTTTACTGGCGCTGGGAAGATCTACTAGGTCCGGTACTCTACTTGAATTCACCGGATAAATATACGGTCTCGATGGGATTGAAAATGTTTTTGGATAGCGAATCTTCTTCTAACTGGGGAGCGATGTTCGCGATGTCTATCGTAAGTCTATTGCCTGTGGTAGCGATCTTCTTTGCTTTCCAAAGACATATTGTCGAAGGGATCAGTTCTAGCGGGATCAAAGGATAAGATACGGATCAACAATAGCTAGGTAGATATCTCATACTGAATACTTTATGTTGCTCATTATTGAAGTTATCGAAATAGATGTTATGTACCATATAGATAATCATTAAAGCGATCTATGCAAGGATGGTGAAGCCAAATGAATCACAAATCAGCTACTGAGACGGCTACAGAACAATGGCGGATCACAGAAGGTGGCGATGCCCATGCAGCATTAGGTGATCCTTCATCTACGCTTCATGCATCTGCATCCGATCTCTCAGCACATGAACCGTTGTTATCACCATTGCGATATGATTTTGGACCGGGAGAAGTTACTCCCGGTTATATATCTGTGTCTCCTGATGATCGATATGAAAATGTGCAGACTGGATCAAGTTATGGATTTGCACATCCTGAGAGGGTATACGGACGAGATCGAAGCAATCTGCTAAGTGGAGATCTATTCGCAGAGACTTCTAATCATTTGCTAAGTAGCTTCTGTATTCCACTGGACACTTCATTTATAACCGATCTGCCTAACGGTACATATCAGATCCAGATTACGGTTGGAGATGAACAAGCCGCTACTCATACGATCATTAAATGTGGCGCTGGCAAGCTGATGTTACCGCCTGTAGATACATTGCCCGGTCAATTTGTAAATAAACTATTTACCGTTCCGGTGATTGAACATCAACTGCAATTGCATATCAGCGGCAAAGCTCCACGTCTAAATGTGGTTGAGATTACAGCTGTACCGCAAGCACTCAAACTATTTATCGCTGGCGATTCAACAGTGACTGATCAGAAGCAAGGTGGAGCTCCTTATGCGGGTTGGGGGCAGATGTTACCTGCAAAATTCAAGCACGATGTCTGTGTCGATAATCATGCAGTATCCGGTCGCAGTTCCAAAAGCTTTATTGATGAAGGTAGACTGGCTATAATTGCAGACCAGATCAAAGCAGGGGATTTTCTATGTATTCAATTCGGTCATAATGATGAAAAAAATGATCCGGCACGCGGGACAGAGCCATTTACTACATTTAAAGAGTACTTATTGCAATATATCGAAGTCGCTCATACCAAAGGGGCAACTCCAATTTTGATAACTCCGGTTAGTCGGCGTTACTTTGGAGCAGATGGCGTTCTTACAGATACTCATGGCGACTATATTGTAGCAATAAAAGAATTAGCGACAGAGCAACAGGTTCCACTAATCGATCTCGCTCAGCAGACCAAAGTATTGTTAGAGTCACTGGGTGAAGAACAAAGTAAATCGTTATTCGTCTGGCTCTATCCAGGGGAGTATCTACATTTTCCCGATGGGATGGAAGACAATACTCATTTTCAAGAACAAGGTGCTATGCAGGTAGCAGGACTGGTTACTGAAAGTATTCGTACGTTGGCGATTCAACCGTTAGTGATGTATTTGCGCTAA contains:
- a CDS encoding stalk domain-containing protein is translated as MKSNSKGILYFVMIMFILVSSAGIGSSSVHAATTSQTPDPKRAFSHMVFLGDSLTAGYEPGVKASYYDGFAPRVAEQGLFRATVQSDNHSILGLTSTGLDNYLSAVTAGTAITTKDIQSNLPGAVYTLDTVQAKKDIAQADLITVTIGGNDFLNALGSLNELPQDISSLNLDQVGTKYKINIDNIMKQVTSLNPKATIVVADQYQPMPVQVGTKLYAGLNTVANQFSQIVDQTAKSYVAKGYDVRVAHISKDFPGKELAMTHIAEGDIHPNQTGYDAIARTFIQTIWGSKGYLSPFVKGQSSSSATPAIVTNGQPLATTYKPIIRNGKTYVTLRDVTTALGATVNWSNTSQTATIQSGKNKISIPVNSKKIKVNGATQSVDYAAFVQTTKGISKVYVPLTVLTQAFDYDVQYVARWKAVFIRS
- a CDS encoding rhamnogalacturonan acetylesterase → MNHKSATETATEQWRITEGGDAHAALGDPSSTLHASASDLSAHEPLLSPLRYDFGPGEVTPGYISVSPDDRYENVQTGSSYGFAHPERVYGRDRSNLLSGDLFAETSNHLLSSFCIPLDTSFITDLPNGTYQIQITVGDEQAATHTIIKCGAGKLMLPPVDTLPGQFVNKLFTVPVIEHQLQLHISGKAPRLNVVEITAVPQALKLFIAGDSTVTDQKQGGAPYAGWGQMLPAKFKHDVCVDNHAVSGRSSKSFIDEGRLAIIADQIKAGDFLCIQFGHNDEKNDPARGTEPFTTFKEYLLQYIEVAHTKGATPILITPVSRRYFGADGVLTDTHGDYIVAIKELATEQQVPLIDLAQQTKVLLESLGEEQSKSLFVWLYPGEYLHFPDGMEDNTHFQEQGAMQVAGLVTESIRTLAIQPLVMYLR
- a CDS encoding sensor histidine kinase codes for the protein MFTRIKSAYNNLGIHRKMLLLISALLLGSFAFYALVLSNLYETYDSQMYEKTSELLNMSSVGIENQLKDMEHLSFKVVTDEQLQRYLTELEQTNSVYQKNVLRKKLTNRLIAFAGSEPFVYSMMVIDKEGEVMSAGNREGIPAELRTDLTTLADQNDGANSWYVGGKSSLLAVRQFKAFTGSTFTLKNLGTVIIRIRIDRIVDKQVHQSAGSTLVIADHQQIVYPEKVSFSETEINQELSRNQPYGVVNLPEGGYFSARIQSPYTGWTYLHMTPFDPMFERITWMKRLVTIIFIAIFLLGLAFGTRLSRSITRPMERLLQKMRTVETGNLDRLEELTLGPVLEGSQTEVGLLHRTFNRMLLRISELIDENYAKQLIIRETELKALQAQINPHFLYNTLESINWMAKVNKQSKISEMVEALGFLLRSSVNMSEKLIPLGRELDIVYSYVTIQQMRFEERLHFEVDIPDDLKDALIPKLTLQPLIENAIHYALEPSVNVCHIRIVVRHEEDLLYISVEDDGPGMTAEFLERLHSGQVQTRGEGIGLSNITERIRLTFGSDYGMEIESLPGVITAFHIRIPYERGEAQDV
- a CDS encoding carbohydrate ABC transporter permease, giving the protein MAIRNESLKTNLTGYAFISPFIIGFLAFTLIPMFISLYLSFTSYNLFTSPRWIGLGNFEKMFTNDPKYWNSVRVTIYYVFVGVPLRLAFALFVAMVLNTASRMVGTYRTIYYLPSIIGGSVAVSIMWRNIFSEQGIVNHFLMAFGAAPVNWFGNATAALGMLITLSVWQFGSSMLIFLAGLKNISPEMYEAASVDGASPVRKFMNITLPLLSPVILFNLIMQTISAFMTFVPAYVISKGEGGPLDGTMLYSLYLFRQAFMFNNMGYAAAMAWVMLIFIGILTFVLFKTSKMWVFYESEGGR
- a CDS encoding response regulator transcription factor; protein product: MYKVLLVDDERMILEGISQVVNWHESGTELIGTARNGLEAYERIQENCPDIVISDISMPGLDGIGLVAKTHAAFPEVRFIMLSGYKDFDYARRAMQYGVKHYLVKPCNERQIQEAISELLSEREVEHERDEFVNSMKEQFTRMLPQVKEQFLKEFIANKMYGVRDLAYYEQLFHLNLRDRPVRMALMRVEESHEYEHLFALKNIADDLLDGVLMGTTIHMQDELLLLLDDPESITKLISDLEHVQQVFAGFYKLDVTIALSEPDYMISLRRMYRDTQQCMNHRFYVGEGSIITKSDLALADQKDNTSFEMDEEAFTLLIKSGQMEEVTAEIDRLFVTLAEWRHDIGVTRSYVLQLYAVMIRLCLPEERSLFTGRMAELAMLDTLTGLHEFVQEAAAYLTMSYYKSNVNRQSSVVNKMIQIIEQNYTSAELSLNGVANQMLYMNPDYLGKIFKKVTGDNFSHYVNRYRIERSTDHIRRSGDVKVFELAELFGFGGNSQYFSQVFKKWTGMTPTEYRKSEE
- a CDS encoding ABC transporter substrate-binding protein; this translates as MRKKTALVLMVTILLFITACGNSGGGGSNASGGTDGKTLRIAWWGSDTRHEYTQKIIDMYKEQNPGVNIDIEYASFDDYWKKLAPQAAANQLPDIMQMDVSYISQYAKNGQLEDLTPYLGSKIKVDDVTENVLKTGVIGGVQYGMPTGVNVLGFQYDPAILKKAGISEIPDNWTWDQYKEIALKAKDKGIYFDSSMAADIFFNYFLRTKGQSLYNAEGTALGYEDDALFTEFFGMLAELIKEGAVPSQEKLNQTKGILEESDIVKGTGIGIWQWSNQFVALQRVVNRPMELAPMVGPDMEKGIYMQPSMYWAVAKSSQSKDEAAKFIDFWINNQDANKLIKGERGVPISAAVKEAVAPELSETEKQVFDFVAKMEPISSPMSPPPPVGSAEIIAALTDYVEQINFGQATAAEVAPKFRADANAILSNNQP
- a CDS encoding inositol monophosphatase family protein → MEEQQKVPYVVSGKSKVAVAINAASKTGEWIKSKLGDYKQLNTKVSSQDLVTEVDKGAEQMIRKLILTYCPDDEFLGEESVGAGAAASAQAINAVKDSEYVWIVDPIDGTTNFVHGFPYYCVSIALAHKGEVIIGVIYDPSHDELFVAEKGKGAYVHGNLMKVSQEATLGESLVATGFPADRGESLRLNMSGLNAIVPKVRSIRNGGSAALHLAYVAAGRLSAYWEIGLNAWDLAAGSLLVTESGGRIGDISGEDYHLAVRNVLATNGHIHQELMTELHEAGLQHIPAQK
- a CDS encoding carbohydrate ABC transporter permease — encoded protein: MSSTRAQKGWFWRKIKWPIYHIFVGLLAILMMYPIAWMLLSSFKESRTIFATANTLLPAQWMWDNYITGWKGVGGYSFGHYMWNSLVIVAISTVGVVISSAVIAFGFARLNFKGRNFWFAIMMVTLMLPHDVVLVPQYIIFTKLGWLNSIAPIVVPQFFGAPFFIFLMVQFIRTIPKDLDEAATIDGCGKFRLFIQIILPLIKSSLATAAIFSFYWRWEDLLGPVLYLNSPDKYTVSMGLKMFLDSESSSNWGAMFAMSIVSLLPVVAIFFAFQRHIVEGISSSGIKG